In Erythrobacter sp. KY5, the DNA window ATCGATACGGTGCGCGAGTTGCCGGCGACCCTGATTCTTCGCCCCTTCAACCTCGAAACGCTCGCCACCCGCACCTATCGCCTTGCAAGCGATGAACGGCTGGTCGAAGCGTCGATCCCCGCCCTGATCCTGCTCGCAGCCGGATTGCTGCCCGTCCTGTTGCTCACGAGGACCGCGAAGCGCTGAACTGTCAGGATAAACTGTCAGTTGTGCTTGTCCAATGACGGCCAAGCGTTCACAAGGGCAACCCTATGGCCCGGTTCCCATTCTCCGCAATCGTCGGACAGGACGAAATGAAGCGAGCGCTGCTTATCGCAGCGGTCGACCCAAGTGTTGGCGGCGTGATGGTGTTCGGCGACCGGGGTACCGGAAAAAGCACGGCAGCGCGTGCGCTGGCAGGACTGCTTCCGCCGATCACCGCGCATGTCGATTGCATCTATGGCGGCTCAAAGGAAGACGCCCGGCGCTATCCCGACGTGTGCGGCGGCGGTCCCTTGCGCAAGCGGCCGGTGCCTTTCGTCGACCTTCCGCTAGGCGCGACCGAAGACCGCGTGATCGGCTCGCTCGACCTGGAACGCGCGCTGCGCTCGGGCGAGAAAGGGTTTGAACCCGGCCTCCTCGCCAAAGCGCATCGCGGCTTTCTCTACATTGACGAGATCAACCTGCTCGAAGACCATCTGGTCGACCTGCTGCTCGACGTGGCTGCATCGGGCGAGAACGTGGTTGAGCGCGAAGGGCTTTCGGTGCGCCACCCGGCGCGCTTTGTCCTGATCGGCAGCGGCAACCCGGAAGAAGGCGAACTGCGCCCGCAATTGCTCGACCGCTTCGGGCTTTCGGTCGAAGTGCGCACGCCTGGCGATATCGAGACACGGGTCGAAATCATGCGCCTCGTCGCCGCGAACGAACGCGACCCGGAAGGCTTTGCGGCACAATGGGCAGGAGAGGACGAAAAGATCCTCAAACAGATCGCGCGCGGGAAAAAGCGGCTCGAAAAGCTCGAACCGGGCGAAGACGTGTTGACCGATGCGGCGCATCTGTGCCTCGCCGTGGGGGCCGATGGTTTGCGCGGAGAGCTGACCTTGATGCGGGCGGCCCGCGCGCTCGCGGCGCTCGACGGGGCGAAATCAGTACGGCGCGAACATCTCATCGCTGTCGCCCCATCCGCGCTGCGTCACAGGTTGCGGCGCGATGTGCTCGACGAAACCGGCTCAACCGTGCGCATCATGCGCGCGATTGACGAGCTGTTCGGGTGAACGGCCCATACGAACGGGGGAGCGCGCCCGATCCGCTCCACGACGCGATCCGCGCCGCACGGCTCTTCACCCAGAACCCCACCCTTTTCGGCGGCATGGTGCTGCGCGGAGCATCGCCTGCGCGCGATGCCCTGGTCGTCGCCATATCGGAGGCGCTCCCGACCCGGCGCCTGCCCGGTCATGTCGATGATGAACGCCTGCTCGGCGGGATCGACATCGCGGCTAGTCTTGCTGCGGGCAAGCCGGTCGAGACAGCGGGCTTGCTGGCAGAAGCGCAAGGCGGCGTGCTGGTCGTGCCCATGGCGGAACGGCTTGATGAGGCTGTCGCGGGAAGGCTTGCGCAAGCGCTCGATGACCGGCGGGTCGCGCTGGTGTTGCTCGACGACGGGATCGAAACTGAGGACGCGCCACCTCCTGCTCTGATCGAGCGGCTGGCATTCATGTGCGACCTTTCACAGTCGCGCGAATGGCTCGGTGTATCGCTTGGCGCAATGCCGACGGGCGAAGCCGCGCCGCTGTCCGACGATGCTCTGGGCGCGATTGCAGCAACCGGGGCCGCACTCGATGTGCCCTCTCTACGCCCGTTGATCCACGCCGCCGAAGCCGCCCGCGCTCATGCCGCACTGGAGGGGCGCAACAAGGCTGCGAAACCCGACCTCGAAGCCGCAGCGCGCCTCGTGCTCGCCGCGCGCGCGACCCGGATGCCGCCGCAGGAACCC includes these proteins:
- a CDS encoding ATP-binding protein yields the protein MARFPFSAIVGQDEMKRALLIAAVDPSVGGVMVFGDRGTGKSTAARALAGLLPPITAHVDCIYGGSKEDARRYPDVCGGGPLRKRPVPFVDLPLGATEDRVIGSLDLERALRSGEKGFEPGLLAKAHRGFLYIDEINLLEDHLVDLLLDVAASGENVVEREGLSVRHPARFVLIGSGNPEEGELRPQLLDRFGLSVEVRTPGDIETRVEIMRLVAANERDPEGFAAQWAGEDEKILKQIARGKKRLEKLEPGEDVLTDAAHLCLAVGADGLRGELTLMRAARALAALDGAKSVRREHLIAVAPSALRHRLRRDVLDETGSTVRIMRAIDELFG